From the genome of Mustelus asterias unplaced genomic scaffold, sMusAst1.hap1.1 HAP1_SCAFFOLD_2929, whole genome shotgun sequence, one region includes:
- the LOC144490141 gene encoding uncharacterized protein LOC144490141 isoform X2, giving the protein MEGKGTVHSGEKPYMCSVCGRGFSQSSDLSEHKCSHNREKPWKCEHCGMLFKYPSWLKSHRRIHTGERPFTCSECGKGCSQPSDLLRHKRVHTGERPYTCSKCGKGFTRLLNCLIHERIHTGEKPFTCSECGKGFTVLSSLVTHQRTHTGERPFTCSMCGKGFTRLSTQMRHEQTHTGDRPFSCSVCGQGFTQLSDRLIHLRIHTGEKPFICSTCGKKFTVLSSLVIHQRTHTGEKPFTCSKCGKGFNQSSALLAHQRVHTDERPFKCPDCRKCYKSSRELLCHQRIHTDERPFRCSLCGTGFRRSSDLTKHQRIHTGERPFTCSKCGKGFTQSSHMRAHQQVHTGEKPFTCSECGKGFTRSSTLRKHQRLHSWRYDTGP; this is encoded by the exons atggaaggaaaaggcacagttcacagtggggagaaaccgtacatgtgttctgtgtgtggacgaggattCAGCCAATCATCTGACCTATCAGAACACAaatgcagtcacaacagggagaaaccgtggaaatgtgagcacTGTGGGATGTTATTCAAATATCCATCCTGGCTGAAAAGTCATCGACGCATTCATACTGGAGAacgaccattcacctgttctgaatgtgggaagggatgcaGTCAACCATCTGACCTGCTGaggcacaagcgagttcacactggggagaggccgtacacctgctccaagtgtgggaagggattcactcggctaTTGAACTGTTTGATACATgagcgaattcacacaggggagaaaccgttcacctgctccgagtgtgggaagggattcactgtgttatccagcctggtgacacaccagcgcactcacactggggagaggcccttcacctgctccatgtgtggtaagggattcactcggttgtcCACCCAGATGAGACACGAGCAAACTCACACTGGAGACAGACCATTCTCTTGCTCCGTATGTGggcaaggattcactcagttgtcgGATCGTTTGATACACTTGCGAATTCACACAGGTGAGAAACCGTTCATCTGCTCCACATGTGGGAAAAAATTCACTGTGTTATCCAGCCTGGTgatacaccagcgcactcacactggggagaagccgttcacttgctccaagtgtgggaaaggGTTCAATCAGTCCTCTGCCCTGCtagcacaccagcgagttcacactgatgagagaccttttaaatgcccagactgcagGAAGTGTTATAAAAGTTCCAGAGAACTCCTGTGCCATCAGCGTATTCACACTGATGAGCGACCGTTCAGGTGTTCtctctgtgggactgggttcaggcgatcatctGACCTCActaaacaccagcgaattcacacaggagagagaccattcacctgctccaaatgtgggaagggatttactcagtcatctcacatgcgggcacaccagcaggttcacactggggagaagccgttcacctgctctgagtgtgggaaaggatttactcgGTCATCCACATTGCGGaaacaccagcgacttcacag TTGGAGATACGACACTGGGccgtga
- the LOC144490141 gene encoding uncharacterized protein LOC144490141 isoform X1, translating to MEGKGTVHSGEKPYMCSVCGRGFSQSSDLSEHKCSHNREKPWKCEHCGMLFKYPSWLKSHRRIHTGERPFTCSECGKGCSQPSDLLRHKRVHTGERPYTCSKCGKGFTRLLNCLIHERIHTGEKPFTCSECGKGFTVLSSLVTHQRTHTGERPFTCSMCGKGFTRLSTQMRHEQTHTGDRPFSCSVCGQGFTQLSDRLIHLRIHTGEKPFICSTCGKKFTVLSSLVIHQRTHTGEKPFTCSKCGKGFNQSSALLAHQRVHTDERPFKCPDCRKCYKSSRELLCHQRIHTDERPFRCSLCGTGFRRSSDLTKHQRIHTGERPFTCSKCGKGFTQSSHMRAHQQVHTGEKPFTCSECGKGFTRSSTLRKHQRLHRVSEGEDLQSGNPKPNITSGSDSRPIYSNLNIIGF from the exons atggaaggaaaaggcacagttcacagtggggagaaaccgtacatgtgttctgtgtgtggacgaggattCAGCCAATCATCTGACCTATCAGAACACAaatgcagtcacaacagggagaaaccgtggaaatgtgagcacTGTGGGATGTTATTCAAATATCCATCCTGGCTGAAAAGTCATCGACGCATTCATACTGGAGAacgaccattcacctgttctgaatgtgggaagggatgcaGTCAACCATCTGACCTGCTGaggcacaagcgagttcacactggggagaggccgtacacctgctccaagtgtgggaagggattcactcggctaTTGAACTGTTTGATACATgagcgaattcacacaggggagaaaccgttcacctgctccgagtgtgggaagggattcactgtgttatccagcctggtgacacaccagcgcactcacactggggagaggcccttcacctgctccatgtgtggtaagggattcactcggttgtcCACCCAGATGAGACACGAGCAAACTCACACTGGAGACAGACCATTCTCTTGCTCCGTATGTGggcaaggattcactcagttgtcgGATCGTTTGATACACTTGCGAATTCACACAGGTGAGAAACCGTTCATCTGCTCCACATGTGGGAAAAAATTCACTGTGTTATCCAGCCTGGTgatacaccagcgcactcacactggggagaagccgttcacttgctccaagtgtgggaaaggGTTCAATCAGTCCTCTGCCCTGCtagcacaccagcgagttcacactgatgagagaccttttaaatgcccagactgcagGAAGTGTTATAAAAGTTCCAGAGAACTCCTGTGCCATCAGCGTATTCACACTGATGAGCGACCGTTCAGGTGTTCtctctgtgggactgggttcaggcgatcatctGACCTCActaaacaccagcgaattcacacaggagagagaccattcacctgctccaaatgtgggaagggatttactcagtcatctcacatgcgggcacaccagcaggttcacactggggagaagccgttcacctgctctgagtgtgggaaaggatttactcgGTCATCCACATTGCGGaaacaccagcgacttcacag ggtatccgaaggggaggatttgcagtcgGGAAACccaaaaccaaacatcacatccgGATCTGACAGTCGCCCAATTTAtagtaacctgaatatcattggattttga